tggagcttctggaaggtcaggaaggagagcagaaagtgaggaagagagaggcgggagagcagcagcatgccaggtctgggtgcgagtgggcctgcgtgttttggggtgtgcaggtcagaagtgcaggagtgagtgctgggttcagaggaggtcagagaaatatcgagggtacaggccatcctctactgaccttggtattgaggaggagtgtATTGAACcatggaggttgaagcagaggtGTTGGCAgtcatttttttgtatgtgagaGGGGacatgttgctggttgaagggaagggagccattgtagaatgattagggtgggtaggtgtgggtcacagacaactgggggccttggaggggcccattagtgtcctagtttgcatgtatgtgaatagatttagtggctctctctgcagaattttcctgggtgtggagtatccatcatgagactctggtgtccagctgcaggggagccatgttgaaccactgcacctgctgggtccgaacctcctgaTACCCCAGAAAGCACTGACACTCTcaagcccagcagcttccatgcctatcattaaagagttctagtgtgtgttgtgccctggctgtcaggaccaaagcacctagggtttgtgcctggtccacacaaaaatgcagctgcatcccagaccagagcagggatatggaagtccactggaccattcctcccatttgatgggactagagtgtgtctgtacaaagccttttggtccttattcccttgtccctgtagggcatagcaggttgaagcaaactcttgtaccaagattggactagaggctcataggaagaccccacatgattacatgaaggcctcaggtagcagggtatcaagatggtgcccttgtgttgagagctcacttgtctctgattgtcctcgagcactgtcctctgggtagctactcccaaattccctctctgatgagctttctccaaccctgctcaggtgacctgccaggacacaactccagtcatcatccgcagggccttagatgcacacttgctccagcaggaggatccaaaaaactacgagcttctgcaaattgtctcgaaccatcagagtaagtggagccatcagagggtagggagcagtgagtcacagtgggctcacgataactgggagccaaaacacagtgtgcattggcccaatgcccaggaagagtatggtgggacttttgcataaaacaaagtgtaatgatggggcataaatctgcaggttcttcatgttccccaggggctgtggacctgcctaacatgtgttctttccttggcctgaggaggcattgcaaagctattatccacaagggccCAAGAatagaggcttctttgtcttgtgtcaaagaagacagacaaccacagggtgcctactttggcagcctttcctgagCTAGATGAGTACATGataaaagcagttcaatgaagaatcatttctggcttccaatctttctattcactGCAAACTGAGTCCatttaggaccagaggccatttctagagagaagtgtgtggtagaatagaacccttcacagcttgtaaactcttcgagagagagagagagagagagagagagagagagagagagagagagagagagagagagagagagagagaagagaaagaagaagaaaaaggagaaggaggaggaggagaagaaaaatgaaaataagttgaaggagaagacaatgaataagaaggtcaagatgactataagaagaagcatgagaagaagatgaagaagaacaagaacaagaaggagaaacacaagccgaacaagaagtataacaataaattgattaaaaaatgtgaatgagaattatactcatgagcaGGAAatgaagtggggaactcaagagaaatatattgctctggatggcacagccctgctggctgtggacatcctccacccacgctcaacacacctccaaaccatactcctcaaattagtgtagccctatatgagtggatgaatccactggcaaggtggaggcacccattatcaagtgcttttccccaaacccacctgtgatcattgctgcagtggggaggaaatcttcaacacatgagtctttggggaccaatccagatacaaagtctagctgtttctctttggtgggtccaacatgaactaagagggtctggggtgcgaggggctatttccttgaaaggtgttcctgtagtggacctcctgtgcatagagggtcctcagggaggaatcagtggggagtctttggtggaacagtagctggatttgggggctctcaggtctgtgtgtgagacctgagctggcagaggctctcagttgtaggggatgttgggtagtgtattccttgagtgtcacctaccacgcctctgcccctgcctctccagagctgaagATCCCTGCAGATGGGAAAGTATATTATGCCCTGGATGGaggagtggattataactttcttcttcaggaaacagatgccagcaagtcgttgaagatcaagccaaaggaggtaaacagccaccttcttcagtctttactcctggtgccactccacatcctccaaggggacaagaacctcaggttctggatggatgttgcagaacgcccacagagccaacttccaggctgggtggggtgcagttgctgggttttgctgatgttgtcatcccccacagttcttggagccttctgtggcagtggcatccaggaccccagcagctatgagcagcagctctgcagtgactgcaggatcattgccccatgccacccaaagcaatgagtggtgcctgagaaaagtcaccagtagcagctcctcactgcttcactccagtgagcaggtggaagacagccgctttgttcacgtcctcctagagggacagagcctgagggagacaaagcgcatcctggtaagcccgacagcagggctgcctcctgggtgtccacacagtggaaggcaggagacacagccaaccccggggctgtggtgggaaatagaGAGAGGTccgtcttaagggcttgacctgaggagggagagcatcagcatgcccagctccagcAGTGCGTGGGCCTGTGTACtgtgggtttggcaggccagaagtgcagaaggaagtgctgtggacagatgaaggcagagatatgtccagggtgcaggctgcagtgcctacaacttggtattctcaattagtgaggttggagcagaggaggtggcagtgacttgtcacatatGTTAGAGGggatgtgttcctggtggcagggaagagaacctccttagcatgactaggtgtaggaatttggggtcgggatcacctgggagGTCATGCCAAAGCTTCAGAATGTcagcctttgcatgtatgtaaatacggagctaaaggggttcttggcagaatttctatggatgtgtagtagacacgctaatgctgcaggtgtccagctgcagaggagacatgttcagtgactgccagtgctgagtgaagtacatcattacaaccagacccgcaccgagcttccagagcccagggcctcttaGAGctgtcatgaagcactcaagtgcacactcttgtatctgagtctgttttgtgtagtggcataaaggaccaaaattttcagtgcatctgcctcttccacccacaaaggcagcctgcatcccagagcacactttgtgtgcagatccctggcccattgctgccatctcagtgagatgagagtgtgtctgtgcataggcagtttggtcttttgacctgagtggaatgtggctccccagggggaggggagatggcaggtaccggcagatatttgtaccaggattgttctagcagcacattgcaagaacccaggggggATATGGAGGCCACACTTGGTTAgtaggataacaagattgtgcccttgtatatgtagctaacatttctcctgaatgtttgaccacagtcttctgggtagctcctctaaaagccattctctgatgacatgtgttcccaccctgatccaggtgacctgtcAGGAGACGGTGACAAGCCTtatccgcagggccttggaccaaaatttgttgcagcatgaggatgtgaacaactttgagctgctgagtatGATATCTGAggatgagagtaagtaggacaatcagacagtggggagacatgatcgacagtgggctcaggataactcacagccaagagaaagtgggccttggccccaaaataccaaagtgtggtgggcctggcggagactctcaggggttgtgggtgttttgtggtataatccttgagtgccacctaacaattctctccacttcgctctgcagaaatcaaggtccctgaccactcactcgtgtatctgtccatgaatccgggaataaaatatttcatcatgaGGAAACGCCccgaggtcaagggaaaggaggtaaacacctaccttattcaagctgtacttgtgctgccattccactcccacctggggaaataagaagcctcataacctggacatatgtgctagaagcccatagagccaactgacaggctggggtggctttctgtttctgggtttgatgatgttccatcccccacagttctcagaatcaacctgcaagtcctccaggccactttcccacaagcaggtgggagacacctgcttaattcacgtccacttagaaacacaaagtccaaagatggccaagaaggtcctggtaagcctgggagcaggggtgtcccccggtgcttacacctgggtggggagcagacactggtccaataccatggactactcatgccctcttgcattggagcttctggaagatcaggaggatagatgggaatcaagaagggagaggtcagtgtgaagggctggagctgagatgagggatagcagcagcttgtccaccgccatgtctgagggagtctgtgtgtcaggtggcagcatgcagtccagaagggcagaggccggtatgggtgacagatgagaacaggacaggacctaggttgcagtTTCCCCTGTATGGGATGCTGACgtctatggaggaggacagcagtgtgaggttctgcatgttccttgaacaaggagctgagagggtctctctgcagagtcgatatggatgtggagcaagcacactaaatgtccaggtaacccaatgaccacccttgccggatgaggtgccctcctacaccccagccagcactgagcctctggaggccaggagctctcgtgactatctttcgtcactcctgtgtgtggtcatgtttctgGGTCTGTTTTTGTCCCTGGAATCtagaccaaagcctctaggttttgtgcctaggccattcccaatgccgcctgcatcctcgggcagacctgggatcttggaggctattgtctcattcctcccaacttttgggatgagattgcatctgtatgcaggtagtggggtcctttcacttcgagaggagtgcagctccacaagGAGCAATGGCAggcccaggaagtcctatgtacaaggattgggctagtaacCTATGGGAAGAGCCCGCCCGATGAGCAGGAGGCCAGcttcaggtagtagggtcatggatgttgcccttgtatttagagtggaggtgcctccagaatgcccctgcccactgtccttgagtagtcacttcaaggcccatttcctgaaggcctgtctcccatgctgctccaggtgacctgccacgatcgggctcctgtcgtcatccgcagggccctcgagctacacttgcttactcaggagaagccggaggaatatgagctgggccaaatcatctctcaccatcagagtaagtgggacaatcagatggcagGGAGCAAGGGTCAGGAAGttaactcttagcaccaaagagtagtctctgacccccaagaacactccaacagggtgtgttggggctCGTGCACTAAGCCAACTacacttctgctggtggaaggtcTCGAGGTTTaatggtataccccagtggatattgtggctccccaccaggtgcctcccCTGGACATGAACAGGCATCTAAAGCTGACATcagtgaggagtgaggaggaaagcctctttccaggagcagtatggttctgtggtctgggataggagtggtttcagaggaacatgggaatgcatgggctaaagagggaactggcattttgtggattgaagcagtaggattgaaagccttctgtatGATCAGAAAACCACTgtctgggcagagcattgccaggattctagcaagcagtaacaggatgaaattgggaagaaaacacagcctgggggaCAGCCTGAATCATCTGTGTTTGGGCAAATTCCCTGGTTGTCTGTACCTGAGTCCACctgccaaggagtgatcacaatagccaggttatgatccctaattaaagtcagatgagggcttcctgagcacgtagccacagagctcatctgataataatgccagcgcttttttgttggttgattggttggtttttgtgagccaaacaccacagcagccattatcccagcctatgtatgctgaagaccaccatccctatgagttctaggatcaattttctcctatcttaacctactgttaggttagtagaatctatggaagaggaagtctgtctggggccttggtagccttagaaattcatagcagagatccccacatccaacccagaagggatggagaacaggctctaggttagaggagggcgacaggaaacaggtgttcagaggaaggagaagctggctgttgtattcccccactcggggtcatggcaccactgggccatacaccatgttggagggaagcattccctttgctggtctttggaaccattgttctcaatagggcagcatttggaatgtggcctccattctctgaGGCTGGTCCACATGGAGGCGGGCTCCACCAAcacagaagcatggctctaatgtggtatccatgctggtcagcctgtcctcactgtggccatacttgaggaaaataactcagaggaggaatcctaggcctttttctctgggtttcatagctttccctttggttgtgcactgaggctgtccataaagctctagtgtgtggcagtggagagctcctcagcccttgccacaaaggcatagagtgggagagagagaacgaggctgggagagagggagagagagaaagatggagaggagaaggaggacctctacatggagaatgaggattcagtggagccaataGGAACAAGGTATTGTTGCCCCGGGCGcaaccctgtttaggtcttcctccaccCATGcacaacctttcttccagtccctcccacctcccagtagtgtattcatcttgaatgagaatttcatgttgacatccgagcactcaccatccaatgcttccctccaaacccacctgtgaagatggctcatgtggggactgaatcttcggcccaggagccttttgtgggagatttcagatgtaaatccagtggtgtgctttggcagatgcaagaggacctgggatgttctggagtccaaagcctttggtaggaacagacattaggtctgtggaagtgctctgcctagttcttcctcagggaggactgtggaggctgtcttgttggtattggtgctgaattggagagcgttcaggtgtgtggctctggccttttctggcacaggctctcagatgttggggtgtcctagggagcacctcctgagccaccttattttgtacacccctctctccccagagctgaggattccagcgcaggccaacgtattttatgcaaagaaccctcacacagaacccaacttcgtgctgaggaaaaggagcctctcccaaaagaatgatgagtggatccagcctcaacctccctctcgtcctacaaagaaggctgcagccctcctgaggatgcttgcaaaaccattctgctgctgtgtgcctgggcggggctgaggcagcccaggaatatttccattgattactatttgcttcaaagtttgaatctatagtttgccattgtccttgacctttTTTAGTAACACAGTttttactctatcctgtatttgttgtttccattaatatattattatttaaaaatatatatgtttttgttacctgatctacggtgatgatttgagtatactaaatgtagcagtgatttctaaaggacacatccaaaccaacaggaaggaatgtttccttgtatcagcaagaagtttggtttttaggagtttggcagatggcattatctgagtcagttttccaatgggggcaaGGAAGTATCAACTATGATGGTACAAACACAAAGACACACAAGTacacactagagcacacacacacacacacacacacatgcacatacactgAGAGATAGACAGATGGAGTTGGTCTCtgctgaaatactttggagacgtggttctgatttctcccattttagagtattttcaattgcatatggtgtcttgcaaatgaatctcatgtctgaagaagacatgcatgtgtac
The sequence above is a segment of the Ictidomys tridecemlineatus isolate mIctTri1 chromosome 16, mIctTri1.hap1, whole genome shotgun sequence genome. Coding sequences within it:
- the LOC144371491 gene encoding uncharacterized protein LOC144371491 isoform X2 codes for the protein MRFDPLFPEEFHTEGENDQNTEEPFRVQSLEPYRQDQRRNELLPDIGGRNLHFSSNMGLISWDSILTQQVLDLLFPSASPSFLGTWVNFFTEDFHQPPGSLSLQLLLPYMYLFLEHQAHHLLAPTEDDISSQAEPESQADCATSSVPVTAPKPTPEPEPSPWEGAELESRTSGVSTRYSPRPQYNRRVRGRCLIHVYLENENTTQYRSILVTCQDTTPVIIRRALDAHLLQQEDPKNYELLQIVSNHQKLKIPADGKVYYALDGGVDYNFLLQETDASKSLKIKPKEFLEPSVAVASRTPAAMSSSSAVTAGSLPHATQSNEWCLRKVTSSSSSLLHSSEQVEDSRFVHVLLEGQSLRETKRILVTCQETVTSLIRRALDQNLLQHEDVNNFELLSMISEDEKIKVPDHSLVYLSMNPGIKYFIMRKRPEVKGKEFSESTCKSSRPLSHKQVGDTCLIHVHLETQSPKMAKKVLVTCHDRAPVVIRRALELHLLTQEKPEEYELGQIISHHQKLRIPAQANVFYAKNPHTEPNFVLRKRSLSQKNDEWIQPQPPSRPTKKAAALLRMLAKPFCCCVPGRG
- the LOC144371491 gene encoding uncharacterized protein LOC144371491 isoform X4, which produces MGLISWDSILTQQVLDLLFPSASPSFLGTWVNFFTEDFHQPPGSLSLQLLLPYMYLFLEHQAHHLLAPTEDDISSQAEPESQADCATSSVPVTAPKPTPEPEPSPWEGAELESRTSGVSTRYSPRPQYNRRVRGRCLIHVYLENENTTQYRSILVTCQDTTPVIIRRALDAHLLQQEDPKNYELLQIVSNHQKLKIPADGKVYYALDGGVDYNFLLQETDASKSLKIKPKEFLEPSVAVASRTPAAMSSSSAVTAGSLPHATQSNEWCLRKVTSSSSSLLHSSEQVEDSRFVHVLLEGQSLRETKRILVTCQETVTSLIRRALDQNLLQHEDVNNFELLSMISEDEKIKVPDHSLVYLSMNPGIKYFIMRKRPEVKGKEFSESTCKSSRPLSHKQVGDTCLIHVHLETQSPKMAKKVLVTCHDRAPVVIRRALELHLLTQEKPEEYELGQIISHHQKLRIPAQANVFYAKNPHTEPNFVLRKRSLSQKNDEWIQPQPPSRPTKKAAALLRMLAKPFCCCVPGRG
- the LOC144371491 gene encoding uncharacterized protein LOC144371491 isoform X3, which produces MGTVPLCFDSSVLAQVIFLFVTISILNPPFLVPTQGENDQNTEEPFRVQSLEPYRQDQRRNELLPDIGGRNLHFSSNMGLISWDSILTQQVLDLLFPSASPSFLGTWVNFFTEDFHQPPGSLSLQLLLPYMYLFLEHQAHHLLAPTEDDISSQAEPESQADCATSSVPVTAPKPTPEPEPSPWEGAELESRTSGVSTRYSPRPQYNRRVRGRCLIHVYLENENTTQYRSILVTCQDTTPVIIRRALDAHLLQQEDPKNYELLQIVSNHQKLKIPADGKVYYALDGGVDYNFLLQETDASKSLKIKPKEFLEPSVAVASRTPAAMSSSSAVTAGSLPHATQSNEWCLRKVTSSSSSLLHSSEQVEDSRFVHVLLEGQSLRETKRILVTCQETVTSLIRRALDQNLLQHEDVNNFELLSMISEDEKIKVPDHSLVYLSMNPGIKYFIMRKRPEVKGKEVTCHDRAPVVIRRALELHLLTQEKPEEYELGQIISHHQKLRIPAQANVFYAKNPHTEPNFVLRKRSLSQKNDEWIQPQPPSRPTKKAAALLRMLAKPFCCCVPGRG
- the LOC144371491 gene encoding uncharacterized protein LOC144371491 isoform X1 is translated as MGTVPLCFDSSVLAQVIFLFVTISILNPPFLVPTQGENDQNTEEPFRVQSLEPYRQDQRRNELLPDIGGRNLHFSSNMGLISWDSILTQQVLDLLFPSASPSFLGTWVNFFTEDFHQPPGSLSLQLLLPYMYLFLEHQAHHLLAPTEDDISSQAEPESQADCATSSVPVTAPKPTPEPEPSPWEGAELESRTSGVSTRYSPRPQYNRRVRGRCLIHVYLENENTTQYRSILVTCQDTTPVIIRRALDAHLLQQEDPKNYELLQIVSNHQKLKIPADGKVYYALDGGVDYNFLLQETDASKSLKIKPKEFLEPSVAVASRTPAAMSSSSAVTAGSLPHATQSNEWCLRKVTSSSSSLLHSSEQVEDSRFVHVLLEGQSLRETKRILVTCQETVTSLIRRALDQNLLQHEDVNNFELLSMISEDEKIKVPDHSLVYLSMNPGIKYFIMRKRPEVKGKEFSESTCKSSRPLSHKQVGDTCLIHVHLETQSPKMAKKVLVTCHDRAPVVIRRALELHLLTQEKPEEYELGQIISHHQKLRIPAQANVFYAKNPHTEPNFVLRKRSLSQKNDEWIQPQPPSRPTKKAAALLRMLAKPFCCCVPGRG